In a genomic window of Xylophilus rhododendri:
- a CDS encoding ABC transporter ATP-binding protein, whose translation MSAATLHAAEVRKRYPGEPPLLALDGISLDVKPGEFVSILGPSGCGKSTFLRCIAGLEPISSGSLQADGRPISGPPDHVGMVFQRDALLEWRSIARNILLPVEFAGKPVAQYRQALRELLALTGLSDFADRYPKQLSGGMRQRAAICRALIDQPSLLLMDEPFGALDALTRDQMNAELQRIWMKTRNTVVFVTHGIAEAVFLADRVVVFSPRPGRIAEIIEIDLPRPRRLAVRETPEFGRYTGRIRRLFGEMGLLNEDPGPIDESIAA comes from the coding sequence ATGAGCGCGGCCACGCTCCACGCCGCCGAGGTCCGCAAGCGTTATCCGGGCGAGCCGCCGCTGCTGGCGCTCGACGGCATCTCGCTCGATGTGAAGCCGGGCGAGTTCGTCAGCATCCTGGGCCCGAGCGGCTGCGGCAAGAGCACCTTCCTGCGCTGCATCGCCGGGCTGGAGCCGATCAGCTCCGGCAGCCTGCAAGCCGACGGCCGGCCGATCTCCGGCCCGCCCGACCATGTGGGCATGGTGTTCCAGCGCGACGCCCTGCTGGAATGGCGCAGCATCGCCCGCAACATCCTGCTGCCGGTGGAGTTCGCCGGCAAGCCGGTGGCGCAGTACCGGCAGGCGCTGCGGGAACTGCTGGCGCTGACCGGTCTGAGCGACTTCGCCGATCGTTATCCCAAGCAGCTCTCCGGCGGCATGCGCCAGCGCGCGGCCATCTGCCGGGCGCTGATCGACCAGCCCAGCCTGCTGCTGATGGACGAGCCTTTCGGCGCGCTCGATGCACTCACCCGCGACCAGATGAACGCCGAGCTGCAGCGCATCTGGATGAAGACCCGCAACACCGTCGTCTTCGTCACCCACGGCATCGCCGAGGCGGTGTTCCTGGCGGACCGGGTCGTCGTGTTCTCGCCGCGCCCGGGCCGCATCGCCGAGATCATCGAGATCGACCTGCCGCGCCCACGCCGCCTCGCGGTGCGCGAGACGCCCGAGTTCGGCCGCTACACCGGCCGCATCCGCCGGCTCTTCGGCGAGATGGGCCTGCTCAACGAAGACCCCGGCCCCATCGACGAAAGCATCGCCGCATGA
- a CDS encoding ABC transporter substrate-binding protein, with protein MNRFVSRLAACLLGLSLATGALAQGMDKLKVRLDWTPWGVQGAMHLAQQKGWFAAAKLDVEMEDGNGSVTTVQLVGSGDQFDIGHAALASMMIARDKGLPVKAVAVFARLSDVGLLVPTGAGIKGPADLKGKKVVYTAGSLEAPFIDSFLAAGGLKRGDLELVSVDAASKAGTYMAGRADAAFSTIPFFLPVVSQSRPSEGIRFADYKLNMPSFGLFATESKIAAKREAIARFSSVVSAAWQYIYEGHEDEAVEAIVAQRPQAKLDKKVLRGQIDALKGFFKLPAPAGSPLGTPVAEDFTVAVKTLTDAGLMKNSKDGKDFFEPGLVRPAPAVK; from the coding sequence ATGAACCGTTTCGTCTCCCGCCTCGCGGCCTGCCTGCTGGGACTGTCCCTGGCCACGGGCGCTCTTGCCCAGGGCATGGACAAACTCAAGGTCCGGCTCGACTGGACGCCCTGGGGCGTGCAGGGCGCCATGCACCTGGCGCAGCAGAAGGGCTGGTTCGCGGCGGCGAAGCTCGACGTGGAGATGGAGGACGGCAACGGCTCGGTCACCACGGTGCAGCTGGTGGGTTCGGGCGACCAGTTCGACATCGGCCATGCCGCGCTCGCCTCGATGATGATCGCCCGCGACAAGGGCCTGCCGGTGAAGGCGGTGGCGGTGTTCGCGCGCCTGAGCGACGTCGGCCTGCTGGTGCCCACCGGTGCCGGCATCAAGGGGCCGGCGGACCTGAAGGGCAAGAAGGTGGTCTACACCGCCGGCTCGCTGGAGGCGCCCTTCATCGACTCCTTCCTGGCCGCGGGCGGCCTCAAGCGCGGCGACCTGGAGCTGGTCAGCGTGGATGCCGCCAGCAAGGCCGGCACCTATATGGCGGGCCGGGCCGATGCGGCCTTCTCGACCATTCCCTTCTTCCTGCCGGTGGTGTCGCAGAGCCGGCCTTCGGAGGGCATCCGTTTCGCCGACTACAAACTCAACATGCCGAGCTTCGGCCTGTTCGCCACCGAGTCGAAGATCGCCGCCAAACGCGAGGCCATCGCGCGTTTTTCCAGCGTGGTGTCGGCCGCCTGGCAGTACATCTACGAAGGCCACGAGGACGAGGCGGTCGAGGCCATCGTCGCCCAGCGCCCGCAGGCCAAGCTGGACAAGAAGGTGCTGCGTGGCCAGATCGATGCCCTGAAGGGCTTCTTCAAGCTGCCCGCGCCCGCCGGCAGCCCGCTGGGCACGCCGGTGGCCGAGGACTTCACCGTCGCCGTGAAGACCCTGACCGACGCCGGCTTGATGAAGAACTCGAAGGACGGCAAGGACTTTTTCGAGCCCGGCCTGGTGCGCCCCGCCCCGGCCGTGAAATGA
- a CDS encoding xanthine dehydrogenase family Fe-S subunit, with translation MNAVVIEVNRRSLRKDVPARMHLGDFVREEGRQTGTHLGCEHGVCGACTVLVEGRPVRSCITFTSACDRQSVTTVEGYDGDPVMALLRPAFSRHHALQCGFCTPGMLATSRDIVLRLPDADEARVRLELAGNLCRCTGYMGIVNAILDVLEQCRGEGVPAVSALRAALPRPDGGPAPQRKPFRTFTATDSGTLAAAAEAPREEAAAPVSGTRGGTNIQGSFTVPYPPGTVWAFMTDLPAVAGCLPGAELSEHAEDRVKGRIAIKFGPMSASFAGAARLERDDARRSAVLKGAGQDSISKSRANGDVSYRMVALDDGGTRVEVDLLYSLQGPLAQFSRSGLVKDFVARMIQDFGRNVALRLDPERAADAPLPSAHINAFGLAMSVIWSRIKRLFGRDG, from the coding sequence ATGAACGCCGTCGTCATCGAAGTCAACCGCCGCAGTCTCCGCAAGGACGTGCCGGCCCGCATGCACCTGGGCGATTTCGTGCGCGAGGAAGGCCGCCAGACCGGCACCCACCTCGGCTGCGAACACGGCGTCTGCGGCGCCTGCACCGTGCTGGTGGAAGGCCGGCCGGTGCGCAGCTGCATCACCTTCACCAGCGCCTGCGACCGGCAAAGCGTGACCACCGTGGAGGGCTACGACGGCGACCCCGTCATGGCCCTGCTGCGGCCGGCCTTCAGCCGCCACCACGCCCTGCAATGCGGCTTCTGCACGCCGGGCATGCTGGCCACTTCGCGCGACATCGTGCTGCGCCTGCCCGATGCCGACGAGGCCCGGGTGCGGCTGGAACTGGCCGGCAACCTGTGCCGCTGCACCGGCTACATGGGCATCGTGAACGCGATCCTGGATGTGCTGGAACAGTGCCGGGGCGAGGGTGTGCCCGCCGTGTCCGCGCTGCGCGCCGCCCTGCCCCGGCCCGACGGCGGACCAGCCCCGCAACGCAAGCCCTTCCGCACCTTCACCGCCACCGACAGCGGCACCCTCGCCGCCGCGGCAGAAGCCCCGCGCGAGGAGGCCGCCGCGCCTGTTTCCGGCACCAGGGGCGGCACCAACATCCAGGGCAGCTTCACCGTGCCCTATCCGCCCGGGACGGTCTGGGCCTTCATGACCGACCTGCCCGCCGTGGCCGGCTGCCTGCCTGGCGCCGAGCTGAGCGAACATGCCGAGGACCGGGTCAAGGGCCGCATCGCCATCAAGTTCGGCCCCATGTCGGCCAGCTTCGCCGGCGCCGCCCGGCTGGAGCGCGACGACGCACGGCGCTCGGCCGTGCTCAAGGGGGCGGGGCAGGACTCGATCAGCAAGTCCAGGGCCAACGGCGACGTGTCCTACCGCATGGTGGCGCTGGACGACGGCGGCACCCGGGTGGAGGTCGACCTGCTCTATTCGCTGCAGGGCCCGCTGGCACAGTTCTCGCGATCGGGGCTGGTCAAGGATTTCGTCGCCCGGATGATCCAGGACTTCGGCCGCAACGTGGCCTTGCGGCTGGACCCGGAACGCGCCGCCGATGCGCCGCTGCCCAGCGCCCACATCAATGCCTTCGGGCTGGCGATGAGTGTGATCTGGTCGCGCATCAAACGCCTGTTCGGCCGCGACGGCTGA
- a CDS encoding FAD binding domain-containing protein — protein MKAALFDYTRPADLQQGLQLLAEGAGDTKPMGGSQSLGPMLNLRLARPRAVVDVSRLPGMREVTVEAGALRIGGSVTHAEIEDGVFPELRGTLLQTVAAGIAYRAVRNRGTVAGSLAHADPAADWVLAMTALAARLEIVSASGKRLLPMERFMLGAYTTALEAGELIAAVHIPRLGADARWGYTKFCRKPGEFAEASCCAVFDADSGFARIVIGALDGAPRALPGLAAAFAASGALPSRDEVQAAIAAAAPGKDAVDRKLIAATLRRCLEEVLGHEKESA, from the coding sequence ATGAAAGCGGCATTGTTCGACTACACCCGCCCCGCCGACCTGCAGCAGGGCCTGCAGCTCTTGGCCGAGGGCGCGGGAGACACCAAGCCGATGGGCGGCAGCCAGTCGCTGGGCCCCATGCTCAACCTGCGCCTGGCCCGGCCGCGCGCGGTGGTGGACGTGAGCCGCCTGCCCGGCATGCGCGAGGTGACCGTGGAAGCCGGCGCGCTGCGCATCGGCGGTTCGGTGACCCATGCGGAGATCGAGGACGGCGTCTTCCCCGAGCTGCGCGGCACCCTGCTGCAGACGGTGGCCGCCGGCATCGCCTACCGCGCGGTGCGCAACCGCGGCACGGTGGCCGGCAGCCTGGCGCATGCCGATCCGGCGGCCGACTGGGTGCTGGCCATGACGGCGCTGGCGGCGCGGCTGGAGATCGTCTCGGCCAGCGGCAAACGCCTGCTGCCGATGGAGCGTTTCATGCTCGGCGCCTACACCACGGCCCTCGAGGCCGGCGAGCTGATCGCCGCCGTGCACATCCCGCGCCTGGGCGCCGATGCCCGCTGGGGCTACACCAAGTTCTGCCGCAAGCCGGGCGAGTTCGCCGAGGCCAGCTGCTGCGCGGTGTTCGATGCGGACAGCGGCTTCGCCCGCATCGTCATCGGCGCGCTGGACGGCGCCCCCCGCGCCCTGCCGGGCCTGGCCGCCGCCTTCGCCGCCAGCGGCGCCTTGCCCTCGCGCGATGAGGTGCAGGCGGCCATCGCCGCCGCCGCGCCGGGCAAGGACGCGGTGGACCGCAAGCTGATCGCGGCCACGCTGCGCCGCTGCCTGGAAGAAGTGCTGGGCCACGAGAAGGAAAGCGCATGA
- a CDS encoding ABC transporter permease produces MSSASTASAGRRWVLGTASLIVFLALWEVLVRALHVKPILLPPPTAVIAELAGEWAWYLDHAAYTLMTTLAGFVLAAVLGVLLATLLVSSAWFEHTVYPLIVGLNSVPKVAVAPIFVIWMGTGSQPKIAIAFLVAVFAVIVDTMHGLRSVSTDVMDLGRVLKGSPLQFFFKVRLPGALPSILAGFKVAISLSLVGAIVGEFVASQKGLGYVILSAQGTFDTTRVFAAVLMLAAMGLLLYGAVALAEKKLMPWR; encoded by the coding sequence ATGAGCAGCGCATCCACCGCATCCGCAGGGCGCCGCTGGGTGCTGGGCACCGCCTCGTTGATCGTCTTCCTGGCCCTGTGGGAGGTCCTGGTGCGGGCCTTGCACGTCAAGCCCATCCTGCTGCCGCCGCCCACCGCCGTCATCGCCGAGTTGGCAGGCGAATGGGCTTGGTACCTCGACCATGCCGCGTACACCCTGATGACCACCCTGGCCGGCTTCGTGCTCGCCGCCGTGCTGGGGGTGTTGCTGGCCACGCTGCTGGTGTCCTCGGCCTGGTTCGAGCACACGGTCTATCCGCTGATCGTGGGCCTGAACAGCGTGCCCAAGGTGGCGGTGGCGCCGATCTTCGTGATCTGGATGGGCACCGGCTCGCAGCCCAAGATCGCCATCGCCTTTCTGGTCGCCGTCTTCGCGGTGATCGTGGACACCATGCACGGCCTGCGTTCGGTCTCGACCGACGTGATGGACCTGGGCCGGGTGCTCAAGGGCTCGCCGCTGCAGTTCTTCTTCAAGGTGCGGCTGCCCGGCGCCCTGCCCTCCATCCTGGCGGGCTTCAAGGTGGCCATCTCGCTGTCGCTGGTCGGCGCCATCGTGGGCGAGTTCGTGGCCTCGCAGAAGGGCCTGGGCTATGTGATCCTGAGCGCGCAGGGCACCTTCGACACCACCCGGGTGTTCGCCGCGGTACTGATGCTGGCGGCGATGGGGCTGCTGCTCTATGGGGCGGTGGCGCTGGCGGAGAAGAAGCTGATGCCCTGGCGGTGA